Sequence from the Cucumis sativus cultivar 9930 chromosome 1, Cucumber_9930_V3, whole genome shotgun sequence genome:
TTGCTGATGCAAGAAGGTTGTTTCAGTCAATTGATTGCAGAGACATAGTTTCTTGGAATTCACTATTGTCTGCCTATTCGAAAATTGGAGCCACAGAAGAAATATTGCAGCTTCTACAAGcaatgaagattgaagatatcaaacctGACAAGCAGACTTTTTGCTCTGCTTTGTCTGCTTCTGCTATAAAGGGTGATCTTCGACTTGGTAAGTTAGTGCATGGTCTGATGCTCAAAGATGGGTTAAATATAGATCAACATGTAGAGTCGGCACTCGTAGTTTTATACTTGAGATGTAGATGTTTGGATCCCGCCTATAAAGTTTTCAAATCAACTACTGAAAAGGACGTGGTCATGTGGACAGCAATGATATCAGGACTTGTTCAGAACGATTGTGCTGACAAGGCATTGGGGGTCTTTTATCAAATGATCGAATCAAATGTCAAGCCGAGTACTGCTACCTTAGCTAGTGGTCTTGCAGCCTGTGCTCAACTTGGTTGTTGTGATATTGGTGCCTCAATTCATGGTTACGTATTAAGGCAAGGAATAATGCTAGACATCCCTGCTCAAAATTCTCTTGTCACCATGTATGCAAAGTGTAATAAGCTGCAGCAAAgttgttcaatttttaataagaTGGTTGAAAAGGACTTAGTTTCTTGGAATGCAATTGTGGCTGGACATGCTAAAAATGGTTATTTAAGCAAAGgtatctttttcttcaatgaaatGAGAAAGAGCTTTCTAAGGCCCGACTCGATAACAGTGACCTCACTTCTTCAGGCTTGTGGTTCTGCTGGCGCACTTTGCCAGGGAAAGTGGATTCACAACTTTGTTCTTAGAAGTTCTCTTATTCCATGCATTATGACTGAAACAGCTCTAGTTGACATGTACTTCAAGTGCGGAAATTTAGAGAATGCTCAGAAGTGTTTTGATTGTATGTTACAACGAGATCTTGTAGCATGGAGCACCCTTATTGTTGGATATGGTTTTAATGGAAAAGGTGAAATCGCTTTGAGAAAATATTCAGAGTTTCTTGGCACAGGGATGGAACCAAATCatgttattttcatttcagtTCTTTCTGCTTGTAGTCATGGTGGGCTTATTAGCAAAGGTTTGAGCATATATGAGTCAATGACTAAAGATTTTAGAATGTCACCAAATCTTGAGCATCGAGCTTGCGTCGTCGACCTTCTAAGTCGAGCTGGAAAGGTTGATGAGGCATATAGCTTCTATAAAATGATGTTTAAAGAACCCTCAATAGTTGTTTTAGGCATGCTCCTTGATGCTTGTCGGGTGAATGGTAGGGTCGAACTTGGAAAGGTTATTGCTAGAGATATGTTTGAATTAAAGCCTGTGGATCCTGGAAACTTTGTGCAACTTGCCAATAGTTATGCATCCATGAGTAGATGGGATGGAGTGGAGAAGGCATGGACTCAAATGAGATCTCTTGGTCTGAAAAAGTATCCAGGATGGAGTTCTATTGAAGTTCATGGAAccacttttacattttttgcATCTCACAATTCACATCCtaagattgaaaaaataatcttgACAGTGAAAGCTTTGAGCAAGAATATCAGAAATTTGTATGTTAAAAATGAGATTTGTGAGGATTTTGTTGAATATTCATGAGATGCAGTTTCTCCTCCCTTtcgttaaaataaaatacatagaATTGCATGAGCTACCAGAAGAATGTGTTTGGAAATGGTATTGGTTGTGTACTACTTACCATGGTTTTCTAGTGCATTTTATGTTTATCCAACAGGGAATAAAAAGtgaatttatttctttaccATCTCTATGTCTCAAGAAAGAAGTAAGAAATGAGAAGGCTTGAATTCTTAGCTCAGATGCA
This genomic interval carries:
- the LOC101223027 gene encoding pentatricopeptide repeat-containing protein At4g04370, with product MSGFIHESIAHGCTKSFNSLVSRLSYQGAHHQVLQTYISMQKTHTQLDAYTFPSLFKACTNLNLFSHGLSLHQSVVVNGLSHDSYIGSSLISFYAKFGCIHLGRKVFDTMLKRNVVPWTTIIGSYSREGDIDIAFSMFKQMRESGIQPTSVTLLSLLPGISKLPLLLCLHCLIILHGFESDLALSNSMVNMYGKCGRIADARRLFQSIDCRDIVSWNSLLSAYSKIGATEEILQLLQAMKIEDIKPDKQTFCSALSASAIKGDLRLGKLVHGLMLKDGLNIDQHVESALVVLYLRCRCLDPAYKVFKSTTEKDVVMWTAMISGLVQNDCADKALGVFYQMIESNVKPSTATLASGLAACAQLGCCDIGASIHGYVLRQGIMLDIPAQNSLVTMYAKCNKLQQSCSIFNKMVEKDLVSWNAIVAGHAKNGYLSKGIFFFNEMRKSFLRPDSITVTSLLQACGSAGALCQGKWIHNFVLRSSLIPCIMTETALVDMYFKCGNLENAQKCFDCMLQRDLVAWSTLIVGYGFNGKGEIALRKYSEFLGTGMEPNHVIFISVLSACSHGGLISKGLSIYESMTKDFRMSPNLEHRACVVDLLSRAGKVDEAYSFYKMMFKEPSIVVLGMLLDACRVNGRVELGKVIARDMFELKPVDPGNFVQLANSYASMSRWDGVEKAWTQMRSLGLKKYPGWSSIEVHGTTFTFFASHNSHPKIEKIILTVKALSKNIRNLYVKNEICEDFVEYS